A single genomic interval of Sphingopyxis sp. CCNWLW2 harbors:
- the sppA gene encoding signal peptide peptidase SppA, which translates to MTDSTANTPNDPAGPWVIPVRRPLPGDGKPRSTTSFPRKVWHLLVGIKDALALIFLLLFFVALFGLLSGRPNAGLPVSQGALLIELDGIVSEQPSEVDPLAALSGGAQLKEIRVRDVVHALEVAADDKRVTSVVLDLDRFLGGGQVSLAEIGAAVDKVRAKKKPVLAFAAAYTTDSYQVAAHASEIWADGIGGVAIAGPGGSRLYYKGLMDRLGITAHIYRVGTFKSAVEPFLRTDQSPEAKEADLAYASVLWDNWLTDVKKARPAAKLDAFIADTAGAVRAAGNDLSKASVDAGLVDKVGSRMAFNRRVAEISGTPDDSKPWEYNAIPLENWVAANPPSTSGSRIAVVPVVGEIVDGEAPSGVAGGETVAKHILDAATDSSVKAIVLRVDSPGGSVLASEEIRQALLVAKAKKRPIVVSMANVAASGGYWISTPADRIFAEPETITGSIGVFGILPSFDQALAKIGVNADGIATTPLSGQPDVFGGVNDEFNALAQASVEDVYARFTGLVAKSRKQPLDKILPIAEGRVWAGGTARQIGLVDQFGGLPDALKAAAKLAKIDGDFHAKYFEDEPSEFSKLLASWSGAEEETAALPRGWFGIAAMNRQLTERRLVQDLTMLTQAGSVQASCLDCRAYLPAVPRPGQAEAKGFFATMALLLK; encoded by the coding sequence ATGACCGATAGCACTGCGAACACACCCAACGATCCCGCCGGCCCCTGGGTCATCCCCGTGCGCCGCCCGCTGCCGGGCGACGGCAAGCCGAGGTCGACGACCAGCTTCCCGCGCAAGGTCTGGCACCTGCTCGTCGGGATCAAGGATGCGCTCGCGCTGATCTTCCTGCTGCTCTTCTTCGTCGCCTTGTTCGGCCTGCTTTCGGGGCGCCCTAATGCCGGCCTGCCCGTCAGCCAGGGCGCGCTGCTGATCGAACTCGACGGCATCGTCAGCGAACAGCCCTCCGAAGTCGATCCGCTCGCCGCGCTGTCGGGCGGCGCGCAGCTCAAGGAAATCCGCGTCCGCGACGTCGTTCATGCGCTGGAGGTCGCCGCCGACGACAAGCGCGTGACCTCGGTCGTGCTCGACCTCGACCGCTTCCTCGGCGGCGGGCAGGTCTCGCTCGCCGAAATCGGCGCCGCGGTCGACAAGGTGCGCGCGAAGAAAAAGCCGGTGCTCGCCTTTGCCGCCGCCTACACCACCGACAGCTATCAGGTCGCGGCGCACGCGAGCGAAATCTGGGCCGACGGCATCGGCGGCGTCGCGATCGCGGGGCCGGGCGGATCGCGCCTCTATTACAAGGGATTGATGGACCGGCTCGGCATCACCGCACATATCTACCGCGTCGGCACCTTCAAGAGCGCGGTCGAGCCCTTCCTGCGTACCGACCAGTCGCCCGAGGCGAAGGAAGCCGACCTCGCCTACGCCAGTGTGCTCTGGGACAACTGGCTGACCGACGTCAAAAAGGCGCGTCCGGCGGCGAAGCTCGACGCGTTCATCGCCGACACCGCGGGTGCGGTGCGCGCGGCGGGAAATGATTTGTCGAAAGCTTCGGTCGATGCCGGCCTTGTCGACAAGGTCGGCAGCCGCATGGCGTTCAACCGCCGCGTCGCCGAGATCAGCGGCACGCCCGACGACAGCAAGCCGTGGGAATATAATGCGATCCCACTCGAAAACTGGGTCGCCGCCAATCCGCCCTCGACAAGCGGCAGCAGAATCGCGGTCGTCCCCGTCGTCGGTGAAATCGTTGACGGCGAGGCACCGAGCGGCGTCGCGGGCGGCGAAACCGTTGCAAAGCATATCCTCGACGCCGCGACCGACAGCAGCGTCAAGGCGATCGTCCTCCGCGTCGACTCACCCGGCGGATCGGTGCTCGCGTCGGAGGAAATCCGGCAGGCGCTGCTCGTCGCAAAGGCGAAGAAGCGGCCGATCGTGGTGTCGATGGCCAATGTCGCGGCGTCGGGCGGCTATTGGATTTCAACGCCGGCCGACCGCATCTTTGCCGAGCCCGAGACGATCACCGGATCGATCGGTGTGTTCGGCATCCTGCCGAGCTTCGACCAGGCGCTGGCCAAGATCGGGGTCAATGCCGACGGCATCGCGACGACGCCGCTGTCGGGCCAGCCCGACGTGTTCGGCGGGGTGAACGACGAGTTCAACGCGCTGGCGCAGGCGAGCGTCGAGGACGTCTATGCCCGCTTCACCGGTCTTGTCGCGAAGAGCCGCAAGCAGCCGCTCGACAAGATCCTGCCCATCGCCGAAGGGCGCGTCTGGGCGGGCGGCACCGCGCGCCAGATCGGGCTTGTCGACCAGTTCGGCGGCCTGCCCGATGCGCTGAAGGCCGCGGCGAAGCTCGCCAAGATCGACGGCGATTTCCACGCCAAATATTTCGAGGACGAGCCGAGCGAATTCTCAAAGCTGCTCGCGAGCTGGTCGGGCGCCGAGGAAGAGACGGCGGCCCTTCCCCGCGGCTGGTTCGGCATTGCGGCGATGAACCGCCAGCTCACCGAACGGCGGCTGGTGCAGGATCTGACGATGCTGACGCAGGCGGGATCGGTGCAGGCCTCGTGCCTCGACTGCCGCGCGTACCTCCCCGCCGTCCCGCGGCCGGGTCAGGCCGAGGCGAAGGGCTTTTTCGCGACGATGGCGCTGCTGCTGAAGTAA
- a CDS encoding alpha/beta fold hydrolase gives MQTEQATFNGISITYEDKGPRDAPVILLVMGLGGQLTLWPDEFVDALNTRGFRTIRYDNRDVGLSTRFDAAGVPNVKWMIVKSVIGLPIRPAYTLADMAADGIGLLDHLGIDRAHVVGVSMGGMISQHIAARYPDRVLSLTSVMSTTGNRRLPRAQKEAMQVLANRPMNGDKEALIAYSVNAARVIGSPGYPAAEDRLQRRVRADFERGWYPQGVARQMAAIVADGDRRPILKDIEAPTLVIHGEDDPLVPLPGGRDTAENIAGARLLTIPGMGHDLPLGLVDTMADAIAGHINQTTAVAA, from the coding sequence ATGCAGACAGAGCAAGCGACCTTCAACGGCATCAGCATCACCTATGAGGACAAGGGGCCAAGGGACGCGCCCGTCATATTGCTGGTGATGGGGCTGGGCGGACAACTGACGCTGTGGCCCGACGAGTTCGTCGATGCGCTGAACACCCGCGGTTTCCGCACGATCCGCTACGACAATCGCGACGTCGGCCTGTCGACGCGCTTCGATGCCGCGGGCGTGCCGAACGTCAAATGGATGATCGTCAAATCGGTGATCGGGCTGCCGATCCGTCCCGCTTATACGCTGGCCGATATGGCGGCCGACGGCATCGGCCTGCTCGACCATCTCGGCATCGACCGCGCGCATGTCGTCGGCGTGTCGATGGGCGGGATGATTTCACAGCATATCGCCGCGCGCTACCCCGACCGCGTGCTGTCGTTGACCTCGGTGATGTCGACCACGGGCAACCGCCGCCTGCCGCGCGCGCAGAAGGAAGCGATGCAGGTGCTCGCGAACCGCCCGATGAACGGCGACAAGGAGGCGCTGATCGCTTACTCGGTCAACGCCGCGCGCGTGATCGGCAGCCCCGGCTATCCGGCTGCGGAAGACCGGCTGCAGCGCCGCGTCCGCGCCGACTTCGAGCGCGGCTGGTATCCGCAGGGTGTTGCGCGGCAGATGGCCGCGATCGTCGCCGATGGCGACCGGCGTCCGATCCTGAAAGACATCGAGGCACCGACGCTCGTCATCCATGGCGAGGATGATCCGCTGGTGCCGCTGCCGGGCGGACGCGACACGGCGGAGAATATCGCTGGCGCGCGGCTGCTGACGATCCCCGGCATGGGGCACGACCTGCCGCTGGGGCTGGTCGACACGATGGCCGATGCGATCGCGGGACACATAAACCAAACGACCGCGGTCGCTGCCTAA
- a CDS encoding NAD-dependent epimerase/dehydratase family protein, translating to MTGATGFVGGATMRDAVAAGWHVRALTRRPQPEREGVTWIAGALDDKDSLAEMAAGADVVMHIAGVVNVPTRAAFEAGNAIATANVVDAARGAGVTRFVHVSSLAAREPGISNYGWSKERAEAVVQDSGLDWTIVRPPAVFGPGDTEMLDLFRMARRGIALVPSGRMSAIYVDELARLLVTLAADRGASIGQIYEPDDGKPTGWSHRGFARAVARAVGRQRLSTVATPALLLRAGGRLDKLVRRSRAKLTPDRARYIAHPDWVATEGACPPAALWRPERDTDDALAETVRWYRREGWL from the coding sequence ATGACCGGCGCGACCGGCTTCGTGGGCGGCGCGACGATGCGCGATGCGGTCGCGGCGGGCTGGCACGTCCGCGCCCTCACCCGGCGGCCGCAGCCCGAACGCGAAGGCGTGACTTGGATCGCGGGGGCGCTCGATGACAAGGACAGCCTTGCCGAGATGGCGGCGGGCGCCGACGTCGTCATGCACATCGCAGGGGTCGTCAACGTCCCCACCCGCGCCGCCTTCGAGGCAGGGAATGCGATCGCGACCGCCAACGTCGTCGACGCCGCGCGCGGTGCCGGCGTCACGCGCTTCGTCCACGTCTCATCGCTCGCGGCGCGCGAGCCCGGCATTTCCAATTACGGCTGGTCGAAGGAACGCGCCGAGGCGGTCGTCCAGGACAGCGGGCTCGACTGGACGATCGTGCGGCCACCCGCCGTGTTCGGGCCCGGCGATACCGAAATGCTCGACCTGTTCCGCATGGCGCGGCGCGGCATCGCACTGGTGCCGAGCGGGCGCATGTCGGCGATCTATGTCGACGAGCTCGCCCGGCTGCTCGTCACGCTCGCCGCCGACCGCGGCGCGAGCATCGGCCAGATTTACGAGCCCGACGACGGCAAGCCCACCGGCTGGTCGCATCGCGGCTTTGCCCGCGCGGTCGCGCGCGCCGTGGGGCGCCAGCGGCTGTCGACGGTCGCGACCCCCGCCTTGTTGCTCAGGGCGGGCGGGCGGCTCGACAAGCTCGTCCGTCGCAGCCGCGCCAAGCTGACCCCCGACCGCGCGCGCTATATCGCGCATCCCGACTGGGTCGCGACCGAAGGCGCGTGCCCGCCCGCCGCGCTGTGGCGTCCCGAGCGCGACACCGACGACGCGCTGGCCGAAACCGTCCGCTGGTATCGCCGCGAAGGCTGGCTCTGA
- the proB gene encoding glutamate 5-kinase, producing the protein MSLFPPASCPRLIVKIGSALLVDPSGAVRRDWLVGIAADIAERTRAGQQVAVVSSGAIALGARRLGLAKGGRGTLEDAQAAAATGQIALSQVWAEVLGVEGLTAAQMLVTLDDLEHRRRYLNAAATLDRLLSLGVVPIINENDSVATEEIRFGDNDRLAARVAQAATAGGVILLSDIDGLYDRNPAQDGAVHIARIERIDAAIEAMADTGSASGMGSGGMVSKIAAARIANAAGAHLAIASGRIDRPLSTAARHSLFVADKGASARKAWLAGGLTAKGRIEIDAGAAKALHGGASLLAAGVTAVSGSFARGDILDIAGPDGRVIARGLSEYPGADAANIVGLGRDAQEAALGYAPRSAMVHRDHMVLL; encoded by the coding sequence ATGAGCCTGTTTCCGCCCGCCTCCTGCCCCCGGCTGATCGTCAAGATCGGATCGGCGCTGCTCGTCGATCCGTCGGGCGCGGTGCGGCGCGACTGGCTCGTCGGGATTGCGGCGGACATTGCCGAACGGACGCGCGCGGGCCAGCAGGTCGCCGTGGTCTCGTCGGGTGCGATCGCGCTCGGCGCGCGGCGGCTGGGATTGGCCAAGGGCGGACGCGGGACGCTCGAGGATGCGCAGGCCGCTGCCGCGACCGGACAGATCGCGCTGTCGCAGGTATGGGCCGAGGTGCTCGGTGTCGAAGGGCTGACCGCGGCGCAGATGCTCGTCACGCTCGACGATCTCGAGCATCGCCGCCGCTATCTCAATGCCGCGGCGACTCTCGACCGGCTGCTCAGCCTCGGCGTCGTGCCGATCATCAACGAGAATGACAGCGTCGCGACCGAGGAAATCCGCTTTGGCGACAACGACCGGCTTGCGGCGCGGGTTGCGCAGGCGGCCACAGCGGGCGGCGTGATCCTGCTGTCCGATATCGACGGCCTCTACGACCGCAACCCCGCGCAGGACGGCGCCGTCCATATCGCGCGCATCGAGCGCATCGATGCCGCGATCGAGGCGATGGCCGACACGGGTTCGGCATCGGGCATGGGATCGGGCGGCATGGTGTCGAAGATCGCCGCGGCGCGGATCGCCAACGCCGCGGGCGCGCACCTTGCGATCGCGTCGGGGCGCATCGACCGGCCGCTGTCGACCGCGGCGCGGCACAGCCTGTTCGTCGCCGACAAGGGCGCGAGCGCGCGCAAGGCCTGGCTCGCGGGCGGGCTCACCGCCAAGGGCCGGATCGAGATCGACGCGGGCGCCGCGAAGGCGCTGCACGGCGGCGCGAGCCTGCTCGCCGCCGGCGTGACCGCGGTCAGCGGCAGTTTCGCGCGCGGCGACATCCTCGACATCGCCGGCCCCGACGGGCGCGTCATTGCGCGCGGCCTGTCCGAATATCCGGGCGCCGACGCCGCGAACATCGTCGGCCTCGGCCGTGACGCGCAGGAGGCCGCGCTCGGCTACGCACCGCGGAGCGCGATGGTGCATCGCGACCATATGGTGCTGCTGTGA